The window TCCGGTCAGCATACCAATTCTCATATCATGAATGTTGGCGGTTATCTTTTTCAGGTACCATTTACTTTTTACACACAGCAGGGAGTTTTAGATTTTCCTCCGGGATTTGAAGATGGTAATAATTCCCGTTTTTCACGTAAAGTGGGTTTTGAATGTATGAGTTGTCATAATGCTTATCCAACCGCTGTTGATGGTTCAATAAATAAGTACAAAGAAGTTCCACTCGGTATTAATTGTGAGAGATGTCATGGTCCCGGTGAATTACATTCCATTGCTTGGGAAGATGGAATTTTAACAGATTCAAATGCTGCGGATTACACTATCGTTATGCCTACACGCTTAAGTGTTGATCTTCAGTTTCAAATTTGCTTGCGTTGTCATTCTCAAGGGAATTCTGTTCTTAAAGAAGGAAAAAGTTTTTTGGATTTTAAACCGGGTATGTATGTTACTGAGGTACTTGATGTCTTTAGAGAAGTGTATGAAAATGATGAGGATGCTTTTTGGATGGAAACACATCCTGAACGTTTAATGAAAAGCAAATGTTTTATAGAATCACACAAAAATCCAAAATATAAACCACTTACATGTATTGATTGTCATTTTACAGCAGGAATGCAACATATTAGTTTCGACCAAACACCTATTGATACTTTTGTTGCGAAATGTATGATTTGTCATAATAATGAAAATAATAATCTTTGTAGCGAGAGTAAAGATGTTCGGAAAAAGAATAATAATAATTGTATAGAATGCCACATGGTACGAACGGGAACTTTTGATATTCCACATGTTATAATTTCCGATCATTTTATTAGGGTTACTGATAAATGGAAGGAACCAATAAAAAGTACAAGTGAAATAAAAACAGGAGATTTTATCAGCTTAAAATGTATGACAAATAATAATCCTGATAACAAAACTATGGCATGGGCATACATTCATCATTTTGAAAAATTTTTAACAAGCAAAGCAGTTATTGATTCTGCATATAAATATTTGAAAGATATTCCTTTAAGAAATAATTTAAAAATCTGGATATATTATTATTTTCAGAAAAAAGATTATAACAAAATAGTAAATATTGCTGAAAAATATTTTGTTGAAAAAGAGAAAGATGCAATGACAAATTATCAAACAGGTCAGGCTTACCATCATTTAAAAAATTATAAGCGTGCATTATTTTATTATAAACTTGCTGTTAAGTTACAACCTTATAATTTGGAATTCAGGAATAAATATGGTGCCGAACTAATAAAGCTCAGAAAGTTTAGTAAAGCAATGCAAGAATTCGAATTTATTTTAAATGAATATCCTAATTCGGCAATTGCAAATAATAATCTTGGATTTTTGTATCTTTTCAATAAAG is drawn from Bacteroidota bacterium and contains these coding sequences:
- a CDS encoding tetratricopeptide repeat protein, with protein sequence MKKNSKYYFLVAIIVIIAVAVFVFLRFVKKNDSFEVKKTIVFDGKTFLNLNDTVGYVGIERCRTCHYDEYKNYIKSGMGMSYGLANRKKSASVFQKGKALYDEKSDFYYQPFWDGKEMKVLEFRLKEGDTIYKRIEKVDYIVGSGQHTNSHIMNVGGYLFQVPFTFYTQQGVLDFPPGFEDGNNSRFSRKVGFECMSCHNAYPTAVDGSINKYKEVPLGINCERCHGPGELHSIAWEDGILTDSNAADYTIVMPTRLSVDLQFQICLRCHSQGNSVLKEGKSFLDFKPGMYVTEVLDVFREVYENDEDAFWMETHPERLMKSKCFIESHKNPKYKPLTCIDCHFTAGMQHISFDQTPIDTFVAKCMICHNNENNNLCSESKDVRKKNNNNCIECHMVRTGTFDIPHVIISDHFIRVTDKWKEPIKSTSEIKTGDFISLKCMTNNNPDNKTMAWAYIHHFEKFLTSKAVIDSAYKYLKDIPLRNNLKIWIYYYFQKKDYNKIVNIAEKYFVEKEKDAMTNYQTGQAYHHLKNYKRALFYYKLAVKLQPYNLEFRNKYGAELIKLRKFSKAMQEFEFILNEYPNSAIANNNLGFLYLFNKDFENAKLYLKKSLQLDPDYVNAHLNMVKLYLGKGEIEVANNYLKKLNRKFPNNKEVKELEEVILGH